A genome region from Brassica oleracea var. oleracea cultivar TO1000 chromosome C2, BOL, whole genome shotgun sequence includes the following:
- the LOC106325092 gene encoding tetraspanin-13, whose translation MAKDKEEQNEEKSSPLSCFKNISFPFNTIFLIANSIFLATSAFWFVTVSMLHYKTDECNRFVTTPGIFVSFSLLFMTLAGFYAAYYKSDCLFRIHFFILFLWIFVVVAKAVFVYRLNNETNPRLYPGTKIHEFRLEDYSGWVRRLVIKDDEWYRTRRCLVKDNVCNKLFSNQNMSASEFRQMNLTPIQSGCCKPPLSCGLTYVKPNIWTMPRYYNNVEDDCKTWNNTANTLCFDCDSCKAVTIANLHNTSFSLTFNILHIVFSLSIGIVGWFAWLRILRETEN comes from the exons ATGGCGAAAGATAAAGAAGAACAAAACGAAGAAAAATCTTCACCGTTATCATGTTTCAAGAACATCTCATTTCCATTCAACACAATTTTCTTGATCGCAAACTCGATTTTCCTAGCCACATCAGCTTTCTGGTTTGTGACCGTCTCAATGTTACATTACAAGACGGATGAATGTAACCGGTTCGTGACAACTCCCGGAATCTTCGTGAGCTTCTCATTGCTATTCATGACTCTCGCAGGCTTCTACGCCGCTTACTACAAATCCGATTGTCTCTTCCGAATCCACTTCTTCATCTTATTCTTGTGGATTTTCGTGGTCGTGGCTAAAGCAGTTTTCGTTTACCGTCTCAATAACGAGACCAATCCTAGGTTGTACCCTGGGACGAAGATACATGAGTTTAGGTTGGAGGATTACTCGGGATGGGTACGTAGATTGGTCATCAAAGACGATGAATGGTATCGTACTAGGAGATGTCTTGTTAAGGACAATGTTTGTAACAAACTATTCTCTAACCAAAACATGTCGGCTTCTGAGTTTCGTCAGATGAATCTAACTCCTATACAG TCGGGTTGCTGCAAACCACCGCTTTCATGTGGATTAACTTACGTGAAACCAAACATTTGGACAATGCCAAGATATTATAACAACGTTGAAGATGATTGCAAGACATGGAACAATACGGCAAACACATTATGCTTCGATTGCGATTCATGTAAAGCCGTGACTATTGCAAATTTACATAATACTTCATTTTCCTTAACATTTAATATCCTTCATATCGTATTTAGTCTTTCCATTGGCATTGTTGGTTGGTTTGCTTGGTTAAGGATCCTTCGAGAAACTGAGAACTAG
- the LOC106325090 gene encoding sm-like protein LSM7, which produces MSGRKETVLDLAKFVDKGVQVKLTGGRQVTGTLKGYDQLLNLVLDAAVESVRDHDDPLKTTDQTRRLGLIVCRGTAVMLVSPTDGTEEIANPFVQPEAV; this is translated from the exons ATG TCAGGAAGAAAGGAAACGGTGTTGGATTTGGCTAAGTTTGTGGATAAGGGCGTGCAAGTTAAGCTTACTGGTGGTCGACAAG TCACTGGAACTCTTAAAGGCTACGATCAGTTGCTGAACCTTGTTCTAGATGCGGCGGTGGAGTCTGTTCGAG ATCATGATGATCCGTTGAAGACTACTGACCAGACCAGACGCCTTGGTTTAATT GTTTGTCGCGGAACTGCGGTGATGCTCGTCTCACCAACTGATGGAACTGAAGAAATTGCTAACCCGTTCGTTCAACCTGAAGCTGTCTAA
- the LOC106324332 gene encoding uncharacterized protein At3g60930, chloroplastic-like encodes MVLAVRGTELSLSYPGGIFEELPALAPEFLRSPDVSGQAWENVTKTQSTPNRVKKLLRERHGLGVTFLIPSEHQRPWSPPVGYQCVYESYFRDDTKLWFPIPRLITSYARRRDAAISQFLNGSWRIAVALMVMAAEIDVSLSVRVFEELTSVSSLDDGLLSIKMRTIYNVIGRHPNKTPDWQRSYFFVKCDDSAFEDPPDDDCRVLWNTLLADHPTSRDYPEDFLTSARAVAGLAQENWGNISWERVHRSIDRISRKDWNSSYPLSANKTKRRISLLTKEEQKRINEARKMRGLPDLSAMMTVELNLPSVELPAPSNKMAIAGTTDASPHHQDSPAGTATLAPKKKKGEKRPRDDLPASVGSEAAPVEAEIPSQEETAEHHQKRGRKAISSLKLQGSESAGEPALHLASLGDLEDASPEVTLQKKRKSKKTGGREMVASALASSTPGTSAFVASSRKKTLRVDQIKCGPKPLPSVSDLIFKDEYVDAARTKLLGDGSMNFVVEKYDTALKETREALRKSEKAVAAKGKLLRRKKAEWGDEFVRMAEKRERAIARKKIQREQADAAEAKLSVANVTIATLESRKASLMEEMGIKAEEHKVGLA; translated from the exons ATGGTTCTGGCGGTGCGAGGGACGGAGCTCTCGCTGTCGTATCCTGGCGGGATCTTCGAGGAGCTCCCGGCGTTAGCTCCCGAGTTCCTGCGATCTCCCGATGTGAGCGGTCAAGCTTGGGAGAATGTTACTAAGACTCAGTCAACTCCCAATAGGGTGAAGAAGCTTCTGAGGGAACGCCATGGACTAGGGGTAACTTTCTTGATTCCCTCGGAACACCAGAGGCCTTGGTCGCCACCAGTTGGGTATCAGTGCGTTTACGAATCCTACTTTCGGGACGATACGAAGCTCTGGTTCCCAATTCCTCGACTAATCACATCGTATGCGAGGCGCCGAGATGCAGCGATAAGTCAGTTTTTGAATGGTTCGTGGCGTATCGCGGTGGCCTTGATGGTTATGGCTGCTGAAATTGATGTCTCGTTGAGCGTTCGTGTCTTCGAGGAGTTGACGTCCGTCAGCTCGTTAGACGACGGGCTTCTGTCGATAAAGATGCGTACCATCTACAATGTGATAGGAAGGCATCCTAACAAGACGCCGGATTGGCAGAGATCTTATTTCTTCGTTAAATGTGATGACTCTGCCTTCGAAGACCCGCCAGATGACGACTGCCGTGTCTTATGGAACACTTTGCTTG CCGACCATCCGACTTCTCGTGACTATCCAGAAGACTTTCTTACAAGTGCTCGCGCCGTTGCGGGACTTGCTCAGGAGAATTGGGGGAATATTTCTTGGGAGAGGGTTCACCGTTCGATCGATCGTATTTCCAGGA AAGATTGGAATTCGAGTTACCCTCTTTCTGCCAACAAGACTAAGAGGCGGATCTCGCTACTCACAAAGGAGGAGCAGAAGAGAATCAACGAGGCAAGGAAAATGAGAGGGCTTCCAGATCTGAGTGCGATGATGACGGTCGAACTTAACCTGCCGAGTGTCGAACTACCTGCACCTTCCAACAAGATGGCGATTGCCGGCACCACTGACGCAAGCCCTCATCATCAAGATTCCCCGGCCGGTACCGCTACTTTAGCTCCTAAGAAGAAAAAGGGGGAGAAGAGACCCCGTGACGACCTTCCTGCTAGCGTAGGTTCTGAAGCGGCTCCTGTTGAAGCTGAGATTCCTAGTCAGGAGGAGACGGCTGAACATCATCAAAAAAGAGGAAGGAAGGCAATCAGCAGCCTCAAGCTGCAGGGATC TGAATCAGCTGGTGAGCCGGCTCTCCACTTAGCCTCGTTGGGTGATCTTGAAGACGCCTCTCCCGAAGTTACGCTGCAGAAGAAGAGGAAATCCAAAAAGACGGGTGGTCGAGAGATGGTCGCTAGTGCTCTAGCTTCGTCGACCCCTGGAACATCAGCCTTCGTTGCTTCGTCTCGGAAGAAGACTCTGAGGGTCGA CCAGATCAAATGCGGGCCGAAGCCTCTTCCATCCGTGTCTGATTTGATTTTTAAGGATGAGTACGTCGATGCTGCTCGCACTAAATTACTG GGCGACGGGAGCATGAATTTCGTTGTTGAGAAATACGACACAGCCTTGAAGGAGACTCGCGAAGCCTTGAGAAAGTCGGAGAAGGCAGTGGCAGCCAAGGGTAAGCTTCTCCGCCGGAAGAAAGCGGAATGGGGGGATGAGTTTGTGAGGATGGCCGAGAAGAGAGAACGAGCGATTGCTCGGAAGAAGATTCAGCGGGAGCAAGCTGACGCGGCCGAGGCCAAACTCTCTGTTGCAAACGTGACCATTGCGACTTTGGAGTCTCGGAAGGCCAGTCTGATGGAAGAGATGGGGATCAAAGCCGAAGAACATAAGGTTGGGTTGGCTTAG